Proteins encoded by one window of Erwinia pyrifoliae DSM 12163:
- the flgL gene encoding flagellar hook-associated protein FlgL has product MRLSTQYMYKQNMESMSAQMTQNHGLFSRISAGKTLLAASDNPGGAADAVILQNALAKMELYKDARSGARSGMEQEDSTLSSVGKLLTKNLSEKLVAAMNGTLSEEDRAVLGQEIEGISKNLLDLANTRDGSGRYVFSGFKTGTAAFDEQGNYQGGDTAIHQTVADGSDMQISHLGSDIFMSGTSSDLFKNLQSAASELTKSPLDEEQLKLALGAASKAVDAGIDRLGKVQADLGTQLQQLDALDIQADNDFNSIVGKLQSVLGADTSTQINLIQQTKMAEVVMEASMKVFQSMQKMSLFRS; this is encoded by the coding sequence ATGCGCCTAAGTACGCAATATATGTATAAGCAGAACATGGAGAGCATGTCTGCACAGATGACTCAAAACCACGGCTTGTTCAGCCGTATCAGCGCGGGCAAAACCCTGTTGGCCGCGTCCGACAATCCCGGCGGTGCAGCAGATGCCGTTATTCTGCAGAATGCGCTGGCAAAAATGGAGCTGTATAAAGATGCCCGCTCCGGGGCGCGCAGCGGCATGGAGCAGGAGGATTCTACCCTGAGTTCCGTTGGAAAATTGCTGACCAAAAACCTCAGCGAGAAGCTGGTTGCCGCGATGAACGGTACCCTGTCGGAAGAAGACCGAGCCGTGCTGGGGCAGGAAATTGAAGGTATCAGTAAAAATCTGCTGGACCTGGCCAATACCCGCGACGGCAGTGGTCGCTATGTCTTCTCCGGATTTAAAACCGGTACTGCCGCGTTCGATGAGCAGGGTAACTATCAGGGCGGGGATACCGCTATTCATCAGACGGTAGCCGATGGTAGCGATATGCAAATCAGCCATCTCGGTAGCGATATTTTTATGAGTGGAACCAGCAGCGACCTGTTCAAGAACCTGCAGAGTGCGGCCAGCGAGCTGACCAAATCGCCGCTTGATGAAGAACAGCTTAAATTAGCTCTGGGTGCGGCGAGCAAAGCGGTAGATGCCGGTATTGACCGTCTGGGCAAGGTGCAGGCCGATCTGGGGACTCAATTGCAACAGCTTGACGCGCTGGATATTCAGGCTGATAACGATTTCAACTCCATCGTCGGCAAACTGCAGAGCGTGCTAGGAGCAGACACCAGTACGCAGATTAACTTAATTCAGCAAACAAAAATGGCTGAAGTGGTTATGGAAGCCTCGATGAAAGTATTTCAGTCGATGCAAAAGATGAGCCTGTTCAGATCTTAA